GCCCGCCACTCCGCCGAGCTGTCCTATCACGGAGAGGAGCTCCCTGGTCCACTCGGCCTTCTCTCTGCATTCATCTAGGTTGAGAGCGAACGGATACTGGAAGGCCGTGTAGGTCGTCTCCCTGTGAAGCAGTTGGGAGGAGTCGGCGTTCTGCCAGGGGCTGTCCTTGGTCTGCAGCGGCGACTGGGTGAATACCGTGTCGTGGCGATATGGCTCTAGCGCGACGGCCAGGTTCATGCGGAGGACGGAGTCGCGTTTGAATGTGAACCGTGCCCTGTTCCGCCCCTTGGCCTCAAGCTCCTTTTCGATCTTTTCCCTGTCTTTCTTTCCTGCGGCGATCAGCCAGCCCATGAAGAAGTCGTCCGCATAGGCGTCCGAGTCGGGGTAGTCCTCGTACTTGACCGCAAGCTGCTCCTCGTCGTGAAGTCTGCTTCTGTTGCACGGAAGCCCCACAGCCCTCAGTCCATCGCGTATGGCGTTTCTCATGGCCTCGGGCGAGACGACCGCGAACTGCATGCGCCCCTTGGTGATCTTCTGCAGAACGGCGCGGTTCTCGGCGGACTCCCCTCGGTAGTTCGCGCTGGGCGCGGCGTGTGTCAACACTGTGGAAAACAGATTCATTGCGATTCCCTCCTTGTTTTTCGGTTTCATTCGGTCTCGGCCTGCGGCTGCTCGTCCTTCGAGTAGACATAGGAGCAGGCGGAAAGGGCCAGCATCGCGAAGAGCTTGATCTTCTCCCGCTCCTCCGGGTCCACAAGAGCCCTGGCGATCAGGATGAATTCGTCGTTATCCTCGTTTTTGGGAGAGCTCTTCATGAACTGAGGGTGCGAGCAGAGTGTGCCGGTGAAGTACTCGGCAATGTCCGACCCCTTTCGTCCGCGAAGGGCGAGAAAGGCGCCGTTGCAAATCTTTTTTACCGCCTCCTGGTATTCCACGGAATAGCGGGCCGAGTCGCCCTCTTCTTTTTTTTCAAGATGAGTCTTGTCGTTCGGAAGCAGCTCCTTCTTCACTCGCTCTTTCAGTTCCGAGATCACGTACCTTCTTACGATGTCTCTTGTTTTCGCCGCGAGCCTGTCATCTCTATTGACTGCGGGCGCGCCGGCATCGTCGATTCCCATGTCTTTCGCCTCCCTTGTATATTCGATATCTTCTGCTATCTTCGTGAATCTGCGTCGGATGTCGTTTCCAAAAAACGGGGTGTTTCCGGGGGTCCCGTCCTTGGACCACACGAACAGCTCGGACGGATACTGCTCCAGGATCTCCTGCATTCCTGTGTACCAAGGGGTTCCGTCGAGGATGTTGCGGATGCGGCAGGTTTTGTAGAGAAAGTTCAGGGGTCTCTTTTTACCGCCGGGTGCGACCAAGTGGCTGTATTCGACCAGCACGTCCCTGCTCAAGGGCACGTAGGCCGATGCCAGCAGGTTTACCGCGTTTCCCTTTTTTTCCATGTGGTAGTACTCCGCGCCCTCGACTGTGTCGAATATGCCGCGCCCCTTGGTTTCCACCCTGTACTCGGTGATCGAGGAGAGAAACTCCAGACCCCCCTCCTCGGGCAGGTCTATGAGCGCGGACACGGGGCGGTGGTACTTGCTGGATTCCAGATCGCTTCCCAGCCACTTTCTGTATTTGCCCACATATTTGTCCACGTCGACTATTTCAGGCATCACAATTACATAGCCGCTTTCTTCACGTTTGAGAGAAATGGCGGAACCGCCCTCGCCCTTTCCCCTCTTTATCTGAAATATTCTTGAGAGAAACAGGGGGCAGGCGATATGGGAAAAATGAAGCAGAAGGGACTCTTTAAGGGTGCCTCTAGAGAGCACTTTCTCCGCATTGAAGCGCTCGGATCCGAGCAAGTATGTCCCGGGGATCTCTTTGCTTTTGTTCATATCCTTGAGAAGTGTTTTCCAGTCACCTTCCGTAAAGGAGCAAGGGCTGCCTTGCACCCTTTCTTCGTACACACCCCGCGTCGTGGGCTTGCCGCGATAGGTGGCCCA
The sequence above is drawn from the Synergistaceae bacterium genome and encodes:
- a CDS encoding type I-B CRISPR-associated protein Cas7/Cst2/DevR; this translates as MNLFSTVLTHAAPSANYRGESAENRAVLQKITKGRMQFAVVSPEAMRNAIRDGLRAVGLPCNRSRLHDEEQLAVKYEDYPDSDAYADDFFMGWLIAAGKKDREKIEKELEAKGRNRARFTFKRDSVLRMNLAVALEPYRHDTVFTQSPLQTKDSPWQNADSSQLLHRETTYTAFQYPFALNLDECREKAEWTRELLSVIGQLGGVAGNHARSLYDMAPASIVVRLTPRLAPGYDTYGFLVGEDGSHSFPEVVDAILNDDLPGAEFLVGGKIVRDMDEATLDALAKKNVVAERNAAKILDMAGDRAFG
- the cmx8 gene encoding type I-MYXAN CRISPR-associated protein Cmx8 → MAKSKTTKDEEQKVLELEYKTALLPSAQHKTGLAGLVFLVRTMEERGMAPLPEITRGEGESWIIRFTRDNFQALFDELYDAEKIMIESKSRWSGQEPVDTVEKTTEREGKTETEKYFVYSMTVPKGAALRGVLPEGDEGDKKLKLWRDMLWATYRGKPTTRGVYEERVQGSPCSFTEGDWKTLLKDMNKSKEIPGTYLLGSERFNAEKVLSRGTLKESLLLHFSHIACPLFLSRIFQIKRGKGEGGSAISLKREESGYVIVMPEIVDVDKYVGKYRKWLGSDLESSKYHRPVSALIDLPEEGGLEFLSSITEYRVETKGRGIFDTVEGAEYYHMEKKGNAVNLLASAYVPLSRDVLVEYSHLVAPGGKKRPLNFLYKTCRIRNILDGTPWYTGMQEILEQYPSELFVWSKDGTPGNTPFFGNDIRRRFTKIAEDIEYTREAKDMGIDDAGAPAVNRDDRLAAKTRDIVRRYVISELKERVKKELLPNDKTHLEKKEEGDSARYSVEYQEAVKKICNGAFLALRGRKGSDIAEYFTGTLCSHPQFMKSSPKNEDNDEFILIARALVDPEEREKIKLFAMLALSACSYVYSKDEQPQAETE